A single Trueperaceae bacterium DNA region contains:
- a CDS encoding MoxR family ATPase — translation MSEPTQASAAETTPDDAPPAAVQTLRRALRDAVLGQEALVDDLIVAALAGGHVLVEGAPGLGKTRLVRAFADATDLRFGRVQFTPDLMPADVTGSSVFLEDGGGRFEFRPGPIFCNVLLADEINRATPKTQSALLEAMQEHAVTASGERHALPEPFLVLATQNAVEMEGTYPLPEAQLDRFLFKLIVPRPDPDTLVAVLDATTGDPEAPPTAVLAHDDLAILQARLRAVPIARAGLDYAARLVDASHALPGVRLGASPRGAQALVLAGKGYALLEGRPHVRYADLKRAALPALRHRLLPSFEAEVEGRDVDDLVRDLLGRVPEVAPGG, via the coding sequence GTGAGCGAACCCACGCAAGCCTCCGCGGCCGAGACCACCCCCGACGACGCCCCCCCGGCCGCCGTGCAGACGCTCCGCCGCGCCCTCCGCGACGCGGTCCTCGGGCAGGAGGCCCTGGTCGACGACCTGATCGTCGCCGCCCTCGCCGGCGGGCACGTGCTGGTCGAGGGCGCCCCCGGCCTCGGCAAGACCCGCCTCGTGCGGGCCTTCGCCGACGCGACCGACCTGCGCTTCGGGCGCGTGCAGTTCACCCCCGACCTCATGCCCGCCGACGTGACCGGGAGCAGCGTCTTCCTCGAGGACGGCGGCGGCCGCTTCGAGTTCCGGCCGGGCCCCATCTTCTGCAACGTCCTCCTCGCCGACGAGATCAACCGCGCGACCCCCAAGACGCAGTCGGCGTTGCTCGAAGCGATGCAGGAGCACGCCGTCACCGCCTCCGGCGAACGGCACGCACTGCCGGAGCCGTTCCTCGTCCTCGCGACCCAGAACGCCGTCGAGATGGAGGGCACCTACCCGCTGCCCGAAGCGCAGCTCGACCGGTTCCTGTTCAAACTGATCGTGCCCCGGCCCGACCCCGACACCCTCGTCGCGGTGCTCGACGCGACGACCGGCGACCCCGAGGCGCCGCCCACCGCCGTCCTGGCGCACGACGACCTCGCGATCCTGCAGGCCCGCCTCCGGGCGGTCCCGATCGCGCGGGCCGGCCTGGACTACGCCGCGCGGCTCGTCGACGCCAGCCACGCCCTGCCCGGCGTCCGGCTCGGCGCGAGCCCGCGCGGCGCGCAGGCGCTCGTCCTGGCCGGCAAGGGCTACGCGCTGTTGGAGGGCCGCCCCCACGTCCGCTACGCCGACCTGAAGCGCGCGGCGCTGCCGGCGTTGCGGCACCGCCTCCTGCCGTCGTTCGAAGCGGAGGTCGAGGGGCGCGACGTCGACGACCTCGTCCGCGACCTGCTGGGGCGGGTGCCCGAGGTCGCGCCCGGCGGGTGA
- a CDS encoding GNAT family N-acetyltransferase → MELAYGRVHLRPLSALRRDDWRRVHAHFRDPEIAHLNGTPPNRMPLWLLRRVLRADANRSDRATFGIFDERDAYVGTAELYDLRPDRATLGIIIGERSHWNRGYGPEAMRALLGYAFDEVGLEEVRLTTFADNPRAQAAFKKVGFREVDRLPAAGGRTDVVMTLRREAWRAGSPPPAPRAVAALDTAPADE, encoded by the coding sequence ATGGAACTCGCCTACGGCCGCGTCCACCTGCGGCCCCTCTCCGCGCTCCGGCGGGACGACTGGCGGCGGGTGCACGCGCACTTTCGCGATCCGGAGATCGCGCACCTCAACGGGACGCCCCCGAACCGCATGCCGCTCTGGTTGTTGCGGCGCGTCCTGCGGGCGGACGCCAACCGCAGCGACCGGGCGACGTTCGGGATCTTCGACGAGCGCGACGCCTACGTGGGGACGGCGGAGCTGTACGACCTGCGGCCCGACCGGGCGACGCTCGGCATCATCATCGGGGAACGCAGCCACTGGAACCGCGGGTACGGGCCCGAGGCGATGCGCGCGCTACTGGGGTACGCCTTCGACGAGGTCGGGCTCGAGGAGGTGCGCCTCACGACGTTCGCGGACAACCCCCGCGCGCAGGCGGCGTTCAAGAAGGTCGGCTTCCGGGAGGTCGACCGCCTCCCGGCCGCCGGCGGTCGGACGGACGTGGTGATGACGCTTCGGCGGGAGGCGTGGCGGGCGGGGTCGCCTCCGCCCGCTCCGCGCGCCGTCGCCGCGCTTGACACCGCCCCCGCCGACGAGTAG
- a CDS encoding ABC transporter permease has protein sequence MSERITVAALALLTLLAVAFAPWASFEREAGSRAAFTLLPDRVVDLTGRTDPVDVPGQGAVLVLTLLGAVGLAAGAATPGRAHRAVWLASGVVLVATTFVGLDRHAGAYETAQRDTVRSTLEAALADPGGRTDVEGLESLLARFDTQPVETSRLEALQVGVRIRTLPYGGVAPGLTAFLAILSGAFALALGARLHPAADRGVRRVIDVAAVPATAIFLALAAAAVVILALQPTPIGREVVIDGWRTYLAGRLDTLWYAYYTLFAGSLGTFEGFAEALKFATPLIFTGLGVGFGFKAGLFNIGAPGQMVLGGLFAMFAGVYLPGPGWFVLPASVAAAALGGGLWGALPGFLKARFGANEVINTILLNFVASSLLLFVLSSSPVFAAAALRILTALGIAAGVMILAALARPVRRLAGRSPRRSAALVAVALLGVMVVAGLPRAGDGPVTLNLPFKVEGSDPKSVPLQETARLPQLPALFGVDPATMVGSTETTVDAAAWAALAATLAVLALSAALGGRFGWATWPRRWLAAGVAAAATYGVGAALGWRATPFEVPPSNLNAGFVIAIGAAVFMQIFLFRTKWGYELRAVGDAPKAAEYGGASIARSTVVAMAMSGAFAGLTATHYVLGGALEDYALRQSLPTNDGFDGIAVALLGGNNPVGIVLAAFLFGVLKNGGSTLSIAFADLTRDVVNMILALVVLFIAARGFLPERFSDPIQRAAWRRRRGEADEADAVLAAAASDAATEPTDASDGEA, from the coding sequence GTGTCCGAACGCATCACCGTCGCCGCCCTCGCGCTGCTCACCCTCCTCGCGGTCGCCTTCGCGCCGTGGGCGAGCTTCGAGCGCGAAGCGGGGTCCCGCGCGGCGTTCACCCTGCTGCCCGACCGCGTCGTCGACCTGACCGGGCGCACCGACCCGGTCGACGTGCCCGGCCAGGGCGCCGTCCTCGTCCTGACGCTGTTGGGGGCGGTCGGCCTGGCGGCCGGCGCCGCGACGCCGGGCCGCGCCCACCGCGCCGTGTGGTTGGCGTCCGGCGTCGTGCTCGTGGCGACGACGTTCGTGGGGCTCGACCGGCACGCCGGCGCCTACGAGACCGCGCAACGCGACACGGTGCGCAGCACCCTCGAGGCGGCGCTGGCCGACCCCGGAGGACGGACCGACGTCGAGGGCCTCGAATCGTTGTTGGCGCGCTTCGATACGCAACCGGTCGAGACGTCCCGGCTCGAAGCGCTCCAGGTCGGGGTCCGCATCCGCACGCTGCCGTACGGCGGCGTGGCGCCGGGCCTCACCGCCTTCCTCGCGATCCTGTCGGGCGCCTTCGCGCTGGCGCTCGGGGCGCGCCTGCACCCCGCCGCCGATCGGGGGGTGCGCCGCGTCATCGACGTCGCCGCCGTCCCCGCGACCGCCATCTTCTTGGCGTTGGCCGCCGCCGCCGTCGTGATCCTGGCGCTGCAACCCACGCCGATCGGGCGGGAGGTCGTGATCGACGGGTGGCGCACCTACCTCGCCGGCCGCCTCGACACCCTCTGGTACGCCTACTACACGCTGTTCGCGGGCTCGCTCGGGACGTTCGAGGGGTTCGCGGAGGCCCTGAAGTTCGCGACGCCGTTGATCTTCACGGGGCTCGGCGTGGGGTTCGGCTTCAAGGCCGGCCTGTTCAACATCGGCGCGCCCGGCCAAATGGTCCTCGGGGGGTTGTTCGCGATGTTCGCCGGCGTCTACCTCCCCGGCCCCGGGTGGTTCGTCCTGCCCGCCTCCGTCGCCGCCGCCGCGCTCGGCGGGGGGCTGTGGGGGGCCCTGCCCGGGTTCCTCAAGGCCCGCTTCGGCGCGAACGAGGTCATCAACACGATCCTGTTGAACTTCGTCGCCAGTTCGCTGTTGTTGTTCGTCCTGAGCTCCAGCCCGGTGTTCGCCGCCGCCGCCCTCCGGATCCTGACGGCGCTCGGCATCGCCGCCGGCGTGATGATCCTCGCGGCGCTCGCGCGCCCCGTCCGCCGGCTCGCCGGCCGTAGCCCCCGCCGCAGCGCGGCGCTCGTGGCGGTCGCGTTGCTCGGCGTGATGGTGGTGGCGGGCCTCCCCCGCGCGGGGGACGGCCCCGTCACGCTGAACCTGCCGTTCAAGGTCGAGGGGTCGGACCCGAAGTCCGTGCCGCTGCAGGAGACCGCCCGGTTGCCGCAGTTGCCCGCCCTGTTCGGCGTGGACCCCGCGACGATGGTCGGGTCGACCGAGACGACCGTCGACGCCGCCGCCTGGGCGGCGCTCGCCGCCACCCTCGCCGTCCTCGCGCTCTCCGCGGCCCTCGGGGGCCGGTTCGGGTGGGCGACCTGGCCCCGCCGTTGGCTGGCGGCGGGCGTCGCCGCCGCCGCGACGTACGGGGTCGGGGCGGCCCTCGGCTGGCGCGCGACGCCGTTCGAGGTACCCCCCAGCAACCTCAACGCGGGGTTCGTGATCGCGATCGGTGCGGCGGTGTTCATGCAGATCTTCCTGTTCCGCACGAAGTGGGGCTACGAGCTGCGCGCCGTCGGGGACGCCCCGAAGGCGGCCGAGTACGGCGGCGCGTCGATCGCCCGCAGCACCGTCGTCGCGATGGCGATGAGCGGCGCGTTCGCGGGCCTGACCGCCACGCACTACGTCCTCGGGGGGGCGCTCGAGGACTACGCGTTGCGGCAGTCGCTGCCGACCAACGACGGGTTCGACGGCATCGCCGTCGCGCTGCTCGGGGGGAACAACCCGGTCGGCATCGTCCTCGCGGCGTTCCTGTTCGGGGTCCTCAAGAACGGCGGGTCGACCCTCTCGATCGCCTTCGCCGACCTCACCCGCGACGTCGTCAACATGATCCTCGCGCTCGTGGTGCTGTTCATCGCCGCCCGCGGGTTCCTGCCCGAACGCTTCAGCGACCCGATCCAGCGCGCCGCCTGGCGCCGTCGTCGCGGCGAAGCGGACGAGGCGGACGCCGTCCTCGCCGCCGCCGCGAGCGACGCCGCCACCGAGCCCACCGACGCGTCGGACGGGGAGGCCTGA
- a CDS encoding DUF58 domain-containing protein has translation MSDPGPTPAELARYALVTPARGARVGERTALAAGGSLEFLDARPYQPGDEPRHVDWRAYARTRRLTTRTYHAERAADVLVLFDDDAGMALHGKPAWLAALAWVLRPAARDEGRLTFVRASGPAVDATPGRGGDAAVARFLDALAARTPAEAHDAGRDAAGDGDEDVGTAGPFGRLARRLARVPRRGRTEQVLVLSDGLDPGPVTPLLGVVRSRGAHLGLVRTLAPAERDPTPDAVEWVDVEDGRRTPVDPDDVERYRARLAALEARQRRAVTRAGHRLARADVPPDAATASPGAVRRAALAAWIRTGWVRVR, from the coding sequence GTGAGCGACCCCGGACCCACCCCCGCGGAGCTGGCGCGCTACGCCCTCGTGACCCCCGCCCGCGGCGCGCGCGTCGGGGAACGGACCGCGCTCGCGGCCGGCGGGTCGCTCGAGTTCCTCGACGCGCGCCCCTACCAGCCCGGCGACGAACCGCGGCACGTCGACTGGCGGGCGTACGCCCGGACGCGACGCCTCACGACGCGGACCTACCACGCGGAGCGCGCCGCGGACGTCCTGGTGCTGTTCGACGACGACGCCGGGATGGCGCTCCACGGCAAACCGGCGTGGCTGGCGGCGCTCGCGTGGGTCCTGCGCCCCGCCGCCCGCGACGAGGGGCGCCTCACGTTCGTGCGGGCGTCCGGCCCGGCGGTCGACGCCACCCCCGGCCGCGGCGGGGACGCCGCCGTGGCTCGCTTCCTGGACGCCCTCGCCGCCCGCACGCCCGCCGAGGCCCACGACGCGGGGCGCGACGCGGCCGGTGACGGGGACGAGGACGTGGGCACGGCGGGGCCGTTCGGTCGGCTCGCGCGCCGCCTCGCCCGCGTCCCTCGGCGCGGGCGGACCGAGCAGGTGCTGGTGCTCAGCGACGGCCTCGATCCCGGCCCCGTGACGCCGCTGCTCGGCGTGGTGCGCTCACGCGGCGCGCACCTCGGGCTGGTGCGGACGTTGGCGCCCGCGGAGCGCGACCCCACCCCCGACGCGGTCGAGTGGGTCGACGTCGAGGACGGACGCCGGACGCCGGTCGATCCGGACGACGTCGAACGCTACCGGGCGCGCCTCGCGGCGCTCGAGGCGCGCCAACGGCGCGCCGTCACCCGGGCCGGGCACCGCCTGGCCCGCGCCGACGTCCCGCCCGACGCGGCGACGGCGTCCCCCGGTGCGGTGCGCCGCGCGGCGCTCGCGGCGTGGATCCGGACCGGGTGGGTGCGCGTGCGCTGA